One Pectobacterium colocasium DNA segment encodes these proteins:
- the kefB gene encoding glutathione-regulated potassium-efflux system protein KefB: protein MESSALLTAGVLFLFVAVVAVPIAARLGIGAVLGYLIAGIAIGPWGLGFIRDVDAILHFSELGVVFLMFIIGLELNPSKLWTLRRSIFGVGAAQVGLSTLLLGGALYLTDFSWQSALIGGVGLAMSSTAMALQLMREKGMNRSESGQLGFSVLLFQDLAVIPALALIPILAGVQGDFGDWERIGLKVAAFLGMLIGGRYLVRPLFRFIAASGVREVFTAAALLLVLGSALFMETLGLSMALGTFIAGILLAESEYRHELEIAIEPFKGLLLGLFFISVGMALNLGILYTHIVKIMIAVMVLVAVKAAVLYFLARVNRMRRSERLQFAGVLSQGGEFAFVLFSAAASFNVLKGEQLPLLLVTVTLSMMTTPLLMQVIDRILARRYNVQDVPDEKPYVEDDEPQVIVVGFGRFGQVISRLLMANKMRITVLERDISAVSLMRSYGYKVYYGDATELELLRSAGADKARSIVITCNAPEDTMEIVHLCQQHFPNLEILARARGRVEAHELLQTGVRHFSRETFSSALELGRKTLVTLGMHPHQAMRAQQHFRRLDMRMLRELMPQLTGDVAQISRVKEARRELEDIFQREMQRERRRPSVWDEDDE from the coding sequence ATGGAGAGTTCTGCGCTACTGACCGCCGGAGTCTTGTTTTTGTTTGTGGCGGTCGTAGCCGTACCAATTGCGGCTCGATTAGGCATTGGTGCCGTATTGGGCTATTTGATCGCCGGGATCGCTATTGGCCCCTGGGGACTCGGCTTTATCCGTGATGTGGACGCTATTCTGCACTTCTCGGAGCTGGGTGTCGTTTTCCTGATGTTCATCATCGGTCTGGAATTGAATCCCTCCAAGCTGTGGACGCTGCGTCGCTCGATCTTTGGCGTTGGCGCGGCTCAGGTTGGCCTGAGTACGCTACTTTTAGGCGGCGCCTTGTATCTGACTGACTTTTCGTGGCAGTCCGCGCTGATTGGTGGCGTCGGACTGGCGATGTCGTCGACGGCTATGGCGCTACAGCTGATGCGCGAAAAGGGCATGAACCGTAGCGAGTCCGGGCAACTGGGGTTCTCTGTCCTGCTGTTTCAGGATCTCGCGGTAATTCCTGCATTGGCGTTGATTCCGATTCTGGCGGGTGTGCAGGGCGATTTCGGGGATTGGGAACGGATTGGTCTGAAGGTCGCTGCGTTTCTCGGTATGTTAATCGGTGGCCGCTATCTGGTGCGTCCGCTGTTCCGCTTTATCGCGGCATCTGGCGTGCGCGAGGTGTTTACTGCCGCCGCGCTGTTGCTGGTGCTTGGCTCGGCGCTGTTTATGGAAACGCTGGGGCTTTCCATGGCGCTAGGGACGTTTATCGCCGGTATTTTGCTGGCGGAAAGCGAGTATAGGCATGAGCTGGAAATTGCCATCGAACCGTTCAAAGGCTTGTTGCTGGGCCTGTTCTTTATCTCGGTGGGGATGGCGCTGAATCTCGGCATCCTCTACACCCACATCGTGAAGATTATGATTGCGGTGATGGTGCTGGTGGCAGTGAAAGCGGCTGTACTCTATTTCCTTGCGCGGGTTAACCGGATGCGCCGCTCCGAGCGCTTGCAGTTTGCCGGCGTGCTGAGTCAGGGCGGCGAATTTGCGTTCGTCCTGTTCTCCGCTGCGGCGTCATTCAACGTCTTGAAAGGCGAACAGCTGCCGCTGTTGCTAGTGACGGTGACCTTATCGATGATGACGACGCCGCTGCTGATGCAGGTGATCGACCGCATTCTGGCGCGTCGTTATAACGTGCAGGATGTACCGGATGAGAAACCGTATGTCGAGGATGACGAGCCACAGGTGATTGTGGTGGGGTTCGGCCGTTTCGGGCAGGTGATCAGCCGTTTGCTCATGGCGAACAAAATGCGGATTACGGTTTTGGAACGTGACATCAGCGCCGTGAGCCTGATGCGCAGCTATGGCTATAAGGTTTACTATGGCGATGCCACCGAGCTGGAACTGCTGCGTTCGGCGGGCGCGGATAAAGCGCGCTCAATCGTGATCACCTGTAATGCGCCGGAAGATACGATGGAGATTGTGCATCTCTGTCAGCAGCATTTTCCGAATCTGGAAATTCTGGCGCGGGCGCGCGGACGTGTTGAAGCTCATGAGCTGTTGCAGACGGGTGTAAGACATTTTTCGCGTGAAACCTTTTCCAGCGCGTTAGAGTTGGGGCGAAAAACGCTGGTGACATTGGGTATGCACCCCCATCAGGCGATGCGTGCGCAACAGCACTTCCGCCGTCTGGATATGCGTATGCTGCGTGAGCTGATGCCGCAGCTGACGGGAGATGTCGCACAAATTTCCCGTGTGAAAGAAGCGCGACGCGAACTGGAGGATATTTTCCAGCGAGAAATGCAGCGTGAGCGTCGTCGGCCTAGTGTGTGGGATGAGGATGACGAGTAA
- the kefG gene encoding glutathione-regulated potassium-efflux system ancillary protein KefG, producing the protein MSQPPKILLLYAHPEPQDSVANRVLLQPAQQLANVTVHDLYAHYPDFFIDIHHEQQLLREHQVIVFQHPFYTYSCPALLKEWLDRVLSRGFANGIGGNALAGKYWRSVITTGEPEDAYHPDGNNRYSMEELLRPFELTAAMCRMHWMHPMIVYWARRLQPDVLSSQARAYGEWLASPLPEEER; encoded by the coding sequence ATGTCGCAGCCACCGAAGATTTTGCTGCTGTATGCCCATCCGGAACCACAGGACTCGGTGGCAAACCGGGTCTTATTGCAACCGGCGCAGCAGTTGGCGAATGTAACCGTGCACGATCTTTACGCACACTATCCTGATTTTTTTATCGATATTCATCATGAACAACAGCTGCTGCGTGAGCATCAGGTCATTGTTTTCCAACATCCATTTTATACCTACAGCTGTCCGGCTTTGCTGAAAGAGTGGCTCGATAGAGTGCTATCCCGCGGTTTTGCCAACGGGATTGGCGGTAATGCGCTGGCGGGGAAATACTGGCGCTCGGTGATTACGACCGGTGAGCCGGAAGATGCCTACCATCCTGACGGGAATAATCGTTACTCGATGGAAGAGTTGCTCCGTCCGTTTGAGCTGACGGCGGCAATGTGCCGTATGCATTGGATGCACCCTATGATTGTTTACTGGGCGCGTCGTTTACAGCCTGATGTGTTATCGAGTCAAGCCAGAGCTTATGGTGAATGGCTAGCCTCCCCTTTACCTGAAGAGGAACGCTAA
- a CDS encoding ABC transporter ATP-binding protein has product MIVFSSLQIRRGVRVLIDNATATVNPGQKVGLVGKNGCGKSTLLSLLKGEISADGGSATFPQNWSLAWVNQETPALDKPALDYVIDGDREFRQLEAALQTANEENDGNAIATLHGKLDAIQAWTIQARASSLLNGLGFSQSQLQQPVSAFSGGWRMRLNLAQALICRSDLLLLDEPTNHLDLDAVIWLEKWLKNYTGTLVLISHDRDFLDPVVTKILHIEQQSLNEYTGNYSSFERQRATRLAQQQSLYEHQQERVAHLQHYIDRFRAKATKAKQAQSRIKMLERMELIAPAHVDNPFRFSFRAPESLPNPLMKMEKVSAGYGDKLILESIKLNLVPGSRIGLLGHNGAGKSTLIKLLAGTLAPLKGEIGLAKGVKLGYFAQHQLEFLRADESPLQHLVRLAERETEQQLRDYLGGFGFQGDKVTEITERFSGGEKARLVLALIVWQRPNLLLLDEPTNHLDLDMRQALTEALIDFEGALVVVSHDRHLIRSTTDDLYLVHDQKVEPFDGDLEDYQQWLVGLQRQENAAAETPKENAANSAQGRKDQKRREAELRTQTQPLRKQIAKLEQQMEKLGETLAALEARLADSAIYDISSKAELTDCLQQQTKVKIELEETELSWLDAQEQLEKMMQSDSL; this is encoded by the coding sequence ATGATTGTTTTCTCTTCGCTGCAAATTCGACGTGGTGTGCGCGTTCTGATCGACAACGCGACAGCAACGGTTAATCCCGGCCAGAAAGTCGGTCTGGTTGGCAAGAACGGCTGTGGTAAATCTACCCTGCTGTCCTTACTGAAAGGTGAAATCAGCGCCGACGGCGGCAGCGCGACATTCCCGCAAAACTGGTCGCTGGCTTGGGTTAATCAGGAAACCCCCGCGTTGGATAAACCCGCGCTGGACTACGTGATTGACGGCGACCGCGAGTTCCGCCAACTGGAAGCCGCGTTGCAGACCGCCAACGAAGAGAACGACGGCAACGCCATTGCCACGCTGCACGGCAAGCTGGATGCCATCCAAGCCTGGACGATTCAGGCCAGAGCCTCAAGCCTGCTCAATGGGCTAGGGTTTTCTCAGTCACAGTTACAGCAGCCTGTCAGCGCCTTTTCCGGCGGCTGGCGGATGCGTCTGAATCTGGCACAGGCGCTAATCTGTCGTTCAGACCTGCTGCTGCTGGATGAACCCACCAACCACCTCGATCTGGATGCCGTCATCTGGCTGGAAAAGTGGCTGAAAAACTACACTGGCACGCTGGTTCTTATCTCGCACGACCGCGATTTCCTCGATCCGGTGGTGACCAAAATTCTGCACATCGAGCAGCAGTCGCTCAATGAGTACACCGGTAACTATTCCTCGTTTGAACGCCAACGTGCCACTCGTCTTGCACAGCAGCAGTCGCTCTATGAACATCAGCAGGAGCGCGTCGCGCATCTGCAACACTATATTGACCGCTTCCGCGCGAAAGCGACCAAAGCCAAGCAGGCACAAAGCCGGATAAAAATGCTGGAACGCATGGAGCTGATTGCCCCCGCGCATGTCGATAACCCCTTCCGCTTCAGCTTTCGCGCCCCGGAATCGTTGCCTAATCCATTAATGAAGATGGAAAAGGTCAGCGCGGGCTATGGCGACAAGCTGATTCTCGAATCGATCAAACTTAATTTAGTGCCGGGTTCCCGCATCGGGCTGCTCGGCCATAACGGCGCGGGTAAATCCACGCTGATCAAGCTGCTTGCTGGCACACTTGCCCCACTCAAAGGGGAAATCGGGCTGGCGAAAGGCGTGAAGCTCGGTTACTTCGCCCAGCATCAGTTAGAGTTTTTGCGTGCGGACGAGTCGCCTTTACAACATCTGGTGCGTCTGGCAGAGCGGGAAACGGAACAGCAGCTACGCGACTACCTCGGCGGCTTCGGCTTTCAGGGCGATAAGGTCACAGAGATCACCGAACGTTTCTCCGGCGGTGAAAAAGCCCGTCTGGTACTGGCGCTGATCGTCTGGCAGCGTCCGAATCTCCTGCTGCTCGACGAACCGACCAACCACCTCGATCTGGATATGCGTCAGGCGTTGACCGAGGCGTTAATCGATTTTGAAGGCGCGTTGGTTGTCGTTTCGCACGACAGGCACCTGATCCGTTCAACCACGGACGATCTCTATTTGGTACACGACCAGAAAGTCGAACCGTTCGACGGCGATTTGGAAGATTACCAACAGTGGCTGGTTGGCCTGCAACGTCAGGAAAATGCGGCGGCTGAAACGCCAAAGGAGAATGCCGCCAACAGCGCGCAGGGCAGAAAAGATCAGAAACGCCGTGAAGCTGAGTTGAGAACGCAAACCCAGCCGCTGCGTAAACAGATCGCTAAGCTTGAACAGCAGATGGAAAAGCTGGGTGAAACGCTGGCAGCGCTTGAAGCCCGACTAGCGGACAGCGCAATCTACGACATCAGCAGCAAGGCCGAACTCACCGACTGCCTGCAACAGCAAACCAAAGTCAAAATCGAGCTGGAAGAAACGGAGCTGTCCTGGCTGGATGCGCAGGAACAGCTAGAGAAAATGATGCAGAGCGATTCGCTTTAA
- a CDS encoding LysE family translocator, which yields MELSLFLSMLGFLWVAAITPGPNNMLLTTSGANFGFMRSLWLMIGIMLGMQSILLLVAFGVGGLILIYPSLHVILKVLGSAYLLWLAWKIATAAYERLETSVAPPQPIRLYQGWLLQFLNPKAWLMALGAVASFSLAGEGYNQSVIAISIGIVLVNLVSGVIWLGFGTMIGRLLRSKKAWIIFNVSMGLLTAACVLLIWH from the coding sequence ATGGAACTGAGTTTATTTCTGTCGATGTTAGGGTTTTTGTGGGTCGCGGCCATCACGCCGGGTCCGAATAATATGCTGTTGACCACCTCGGGCGCGAATTTTGGCTTTATGCGTTCACTGTGGCTGATGATTGGCATCATGCTGGGTATGCAAAGCATTCTGCTGCTGGTGGCATTCGGTGTCGGTGGGCTGATTCTGATTTATCCTTCCTTGCACGTTATCCTGAAAGTCCTTGGTAGCGCCTATCTGCTCTGGCTAGCGTGGAAAATCGCCACGGCAGCTTATGAACGACTGGAAACGTCCGTTGCTCCACCGCAGCCGATCCGGCTTTATCAGGGGTGGTTGCTGCAATTCCTGAACCCGAAAGCGTGGCTCATGGCGCTGGGCGCGGTTGCCAGCTTTAGTCTGGCGGGGGAAGGCTATAACCAGTCTGTGATCGCGATAAGCATCGGGATTGTGCTGGTCAATCTGGTGTCCGGTGTCATCTGGCTCGGATTCGGCACGATGATTGGGCGACTGCTGCGTAGTAAGAAAGCGTGGATTATCTTTAATGTGTCAATGGGCCTACTGACCGCCGCCTGCGTGCTGCTTATTTGGCATTAA
- a CDS encoding hydrolase, with protein MYEHFHPLSGAHNPHLQTLLPRLIRRRVQFSPVWQSLELPDGDFVDLAWSEAPEQARHKPRVVLFHGLEGSFHSPYAHGLLHACKQRGWLAVIMHFRGCSGKPNRMKRIYHSGETSDASYFLHWMQETLGEVPTAAIGVSLGGNMLAYLLAQQGEACSLSAAVVVSAPLMLEPCSRRMEQGFSRVYQHYLLRLLKQNAGRKLAAYPDTLPIQLPQLKQIRQLREFDDVITSRVHGFRDAADYYQRCSALPLLPKIRKPLLIIHAKDDPFMTSEVIPDLSQLPSNIEYQLTEHGGHVGFVGGTLLKPEMWLEQRIPNWLSPFLDHASDSSGAFHSGTFYSGTFHSGGIA; from the coding sequence ATGTATGAACATTTTCATCCGCTGAGCGGTGCCCATAACCCGCATCTGCAAACGCTACTCCCGCGTCTGATTCGCCGTCGCGTACAGTTTTCACCCGTCTGGCAATCGCTCGAATTACCCGACGGCGATTTCGTCGACCTGGCGTGGAGCGAAGCGCCCGAACAGGCTCGGCACAAACCGCGAGTGGTGCTATTTCACGGGTTGGAAGGCAGCTTTCATAGCCCCTATGCCCACGGTCTGCTGCATGCCTGTAAACAACGCGGCTGGCTGGCCGTCATCATGCATTTTCGCGGATGCAGCGGTAAGCCCAACCGGATGAAACGTATTTATCACTCTGGTGAAACCAGCGATGCCAGCTATTTTCTGCACTGGATGCAAGAAACGCTGGGCGAGGTGCCTACCGCCGCCATCGGCGTTTCGCTCGGCGGCAACATGCTGGCCTACCTGCTTGCCCAGCAGGGCGAAGCCTGTTCTTTGTCGGCTGCCGTGGTTGTCTCCGCGCCATTAATGCTCGAACCCTGTAGCCGTCGAATGGAACAAGGCTTCTCCCGCGTCTACCAGCACTACCTGCTACGCCTGCTGAAGCAAAACGCCGGCCGCAAGCTGGCGGCCTACCCGGACACGCTGCCGATTCAGTTGCCGCAGTTGAAGCAAATTCGCCAACTGCGAGAGTTTGATGACGTCATTACTTCACGTGTCCACGGCTTCCGCGATGCAGCCGACTACTATCAACGCTGTAGCGCCCTGCCGCTGTTGCCTAAGATTCGCAAACCGCTGCTCATCATCCATGCGAAGGACGATCCTTTCATGACGTCAGAGGTGATTCCCGATCTGTCACAGTTACCGTCTAATATTGAATATCAGCTAACAGAACACGGCGGGCATGTCGGCTTCGTTGGTGGAACGTTGCTGAAACCGGAAATGTGGCTGGAACAACGCATTCCCAACTGGCTTAGCCCGTTTTTGGACCACGCCAGCGACTCTTCAGGAGCGTTTCACTCAGGAACTTTTTATTCAGGAACTTTTCACTCAGGAGGAATAGCGTGA
- a CDS encoding YheU family protein yields the protein MIIPWQQLDPETLDNIIESFVLREGTDYGEQERSLAQKVEDIRTQLKSGEVVLVWSELHETLNIMPRGQFNEGGHAPY from the coding sequence GTGATTATTCCCTGGCAACAGCTCGATCCAGAAACGCTGGATAACATCATCGAATCTTTCGTCCTGCGGGAAGGCACCGATTACGGCGAACAGGAGCGGTCGCTGGCGCAGAAAGTGGAAGATATCCGCACACAGCTCAAATCAGGCGAGGTGGTGTTGGTGTGGTCAGAGTTACATGAGACTCTCAATATTATGCCGCGTGGCCAGTTCAATGAAGGAGGACATGCCCCTTATTGA
- a CDS encoding phosphoribulokinase: MSHQHPIIAVTGSSGAGTTTTSLAFRKIFQQFDLRAAQLEGDSFHRYTRPEMDMAIRKARDLGRHISYFGPEANDFSLLEQSFIEYGLHGRGQTRKYLHTYDEAIPYNQVPGTFTPWEPMPEPTDILFYEGLHGGVVTDQNDVAQHVDLLVGVVPIVNLEWIQKLIRDVNERGHSREAVMDSVVRSMEDYITYITPQFSRTHINFQRVPTVDTSNPFAAKSIPSLDESFVVIHFQGLDNIDYPYLLAMLQGSFISHINTLVVPGGKMGLAMELIMAPLVQRLMEGKTIE, from the coding sequence ATGTCACATCAGCATCCGATTATTGCAGTTACCGGCTCCAGCGGGGCGGGAACGACAACAACCAGTCTGGCCTTCCGTAAGATTTTTCAACAGTTTGACCTGCGCGCCGCCCAGTTGGAAGGGGACAGTTTTCACCGCTATACCCGCCCGGAAATGGATATGGCCATTCGCAAAGCGCGTGATTTAGGGCGCCACATCAGCTACTTCGGTCCTGAAGCAAATGACTTCAGCCTGCTGGAACAGTCGTTTATCGAATACGGTCTGCACGGACGCGGCCAGACGCGTAAATATCTGCATACCTACGATGAAGCCATTCCCTACAATCAGGTTCCCGGAACCTTCACGCCGTGGGAGCCGATGCCGGAACCCACCGATATCCTGTTTTATGAAGGGCTGCACGGCGGCGTCGTCACCGACCAAAACGACGTGGCACAGCATGTCGATTTGCTCGTCGGCGTGGTGCCGATCGTCAACCTGGAATGGATCCAAAAGCTGATTCGTGATGTCAATGAACGTGGTCACTCGCGTGAAGCGGTGATGGATTCCGTCGTCCGTTCGATGGAAGACTACATCACCTACATCACCCCGCAGTTCTCCCGTACGCACATCAACTTCCAGCGTGTGCCCACCGTGGACACCTCCAACCCGTTTGCTGCCAAGTCGATTCCCTCACTGGATGAAAGCTTCGTCGTCATTCACTTTCAGGGGTTGGATAATATTGACTATCCCTATCTGCTGGCCATGTTGCAGGGATCGTTTATCTCCCACATCAACACGTTGGTCGTTCCCGGCGGGAAAATGGGGCTGGCGATGGAGCTCATCATGGCACCGCTGGTGCAGCGGTTAATGGAAGGGAAAACCATCGAATAA
- a CDS encoding OsmC family protein: MQARVKWVEGLTFLGESASGHQILMDGNSGDKAPSPMEMVLMSVGGCSAIDVVSILQKGRNDVAGCEVKLTSERRSEAPRLFTHINLHFIVTGKGLTDKAVERAVALSAEKYCSVALMLGKAVEVTHSHEIRVLG; this comes from the coding sequence ATGCAGGCACGGGTAAAATGGGTTGAAGGCTTAACGTTTTTGGGCGAATCCGCGTCAGGGCACCAGATATTGATGGACGGCAATTCCGGCGATAAAGCGCCCAGCCCGATGGAAATGGTGTTGATGTCTGTGGGGGGATGCAGCGCGATTGATGTGGTTTCGATTCTGCAAAAAGGCCGCAACGATGTGGCGGGCTGTGAAGTGAAACTGACGTCAGAGCGCCGGTCTGAAGCGCCGCGCTTATTTACCCATATCAATCTGCATTTTATCGTGACGGGGAAAGGGCTGACCGACAAAGCCGTTGAACGAGCTGTCGCCCTGTCGGCGGAAAAATACTGCTCTGTGGCATTGATGCTGGGCAAAGCCGTTGAGGTGACGCACAGCCACGAAATTAGAGTGTTGGGTTGA
- the crp gene encoding cAMP-activated global transcriptional regulator CRP — MVLGKPQTDPTLEWFLSHCHIHKYPSKSTLIHQGEKAETLYYIVKGSVAVLIKDEEGKEMILSYLNQGDFIGELGLFEEGQERSAWVRAKTACEVAEISYKKFRQLIQVNPDILMRLSAQMASRLQVTSEKVGNLAFLDVTGRIAQTLLNLAKQPDAMTHPDGMQIKITRQEIGQIVGCSRETVGRILKMLEDQNLISAHGKTIVVYGTR, encoded by the coding sequence ATGGTTCTCGGCAAACCGCAAACAGACCCAACTCTCGAATGGTTCCTTTCCCATTGTCATATCCACAAGTATCCATCGAAGAGCACGCTTATTCACCAAGGTGAAAAAGCAGAAACGCTTTACTACATCGTGAAAGGCTCTGTCGCAGTGCTAATCAAAGATGAAGAAGGCAAGGAAATGATCCTTTCCTACCTCAATCAGGGCGATTTTATCGGCGAGCTCGGCCTGTTTGAAGAAGGTCAGGAACGCAGCGCTTGGGTGCGGGCAAAAACCGCCTGTGAAGTGGCTGAAATTTCCTATAAAAAATTCCGCCAGCTCATTCAGGTTAACCCAGATATCCTCATGCGTCTGTCTGCGCAAATGGCAAGCAGACTCCAGGTGACTTCAGAGAAAGTCGGCAACCTCGCCTTCCTTGATGTGACCGGTCGTATTGCTCAAACTCTACTCAACCTGGCCAAACAACCTGATGCCATGACGCATCCAGATGGCATGCAAATAAAAATTACCCGTCAGGAAATTGGGCAAATCGTTGGCTGCTCGCGTGAAACCGTGGGCCGCATTCTGAAAATGTTAGAAGACCAGAACCTGATCTCGGCACACGGTAAAACGATTGTCGTTTACGGCACTCGCTAA
- the argD gene encoding bifunctional acetylornithine/succinyldiaminopimelate transaminase: MAAEQKAVTRDTHDKVILPVYAPAKFVPVKGKGSRVWDQDGREYIDFSGGIAVTALGHCHPALVNALQQQGEKLWHTSNIFTNEPALRLASKLIDATFADRVFFVNSGAEANEAAFKLARHYAVKRHSPYKTKIIAFYNAFHGRTLFTVSVGGQPKYADGFGPKPADIVHVPFNDLAAVKAVMDDHTCAVVLEPIQGEGGITPATAEFLQGVRELCNQHKALLVFDEVQSGMGRTGKLFSYMHYGITPDILTTAKALGGGFPISAMLTTEEIASAMTVGVHGTTYGGNPLACAVAEAALDIINTPEVLSGVADRHDRFVSELEKINQQYGVFEQVRGMGLLLGAELKPQWHGRAGEFLAAATAQGLMVLMAGPNVIRFVPSLIIDEDDIAQGMEKFANAVAQVVNAAN, from the coding sequence ATGGCAGCAGAGCAGAAAGCAGTGACACGGGATACTCACGATAAAGTGATTTTGCCGGTTTATGCACCCGCGAAGTTTGTACCAGTGAAAGGTAAAGGGAGCCGCGTCTGGGATCAGGACGGCCGTGAGTATATTGATTTCTCCGGTGGCATTGCGGTTACGGCACTGGGTCATTGCCATCCTGCGTTGGTGAACGCATTGCAGCAGCAGGGTGAAAAGCTGTGGCACACCAGCAATATTTTCACCAACGAGCCTGCGCTACGCCTCGCCAGTAAATTGATTGATGCCACTTTTGCCGATCGCGTGTTTTTTGTTAACTCCGGCGCTGAAGCTAACGAAGCGGCGTTTAAGTTGGCACGTCACTATGCGGTTAAACGTCATAGCCCGTATAAAACCAAGATCATCGCCTTCTACAATGCGTTCCACGGCCGGACGTTGTTTACCGTTTCGGTTGGTGGACAGCCTAAATATGCCGATGGTTTCGGGCCTAAGCCTGCGGATATTGTCCATGTTCCTTTCAACGATCTGGCTGCGGTCAAAGCGGTGATGGACGATCACACTTGTGCCGTCGTGCTGGAGCCAATTCAGGGCGAGGGCGGCATTACACCGGCTACGGCTGAGTTTTTGCAAGGCGTTCGCGAGCTGTGCAATCAACACAAGGCGCTGCTGGTATTTGATGAAGTGCAGAGTGGGATGGGGCGTACCGGTAAATTATTCAGCTATATGCATTACGGTATTACGCCGGATATTCTCACCACCGCTAAAGCGCTGGGTGGCGGTTTCCCGATTAGTGCGATGCTGACGACGGAAGAGATCGCTTCTGCGATGACGGTGGGGGTACACGGAACCACCTACGGCGGCAACCCGCTGGCTTGTGCGGTGGCGGAAGCTGCGCTGGATATCATCAATACGCCGGAAGTGCTGTCAGGCGTCGCGGATCGGCACGATCGCTTTGTCAGTGAACTGGAGAAAATCAACCAGCAGTACGGCGTATTCGAGCAGGTTCGCGGCATGGGGCTCCTGCTGGGGGCAGAACTAAAACCGCAGTGGCATGGCCGCGCGGGTGAGTTTTTGGCTGCTGCAACGGCTCAGGGTCTGATGGTGCTGATGGCAGGGCCGAACGTCATCCGCTTTGTGCCGTCTTTGATCATTGATGAGGATGACATTGCGCAGGGGATGGAGAAGTTCGCCAACGCCGTCGCACAGGTTGTTAATGCAGCAAATTGA
- a CDS encoding aminodeoxychorismate synthase component II: MLLIIDNYDSFTYNLYQYFCELGAQVVVKRNDELTLREIERLAPERLVISPGPCTPDEAGISLAAIRHFADKLPILGVCLGHQAMGQAFGARVVRARQVMHGKTSAIAHSNTGVFTGLALPLTVTRYHSLIIDSSSLPDCFEVTAWSEHEGQRDEIMGIRHRSLPLEGVQFHPESILSQQGHQLLDNFLKI, translated from the coding sequence ATGCTGCTAATTATCGATAACTACGATTCCTTTACCTACAACCTTTACCAATACTTTTGTGAGCTTGGCGCGCAGGTTGTGGTGAAGCGTAATGATGAACTCACGCTGCGTGAGATTGAACGGCTTGCGCCTGAGAGATTGGTCATTTCCCCTGGCCCCTGTACGCCGGATGAGGCGGGCATTTCACTGGCGGCTATCCGTCACTTCGCCGATAAATTACCGATTCTGGGCGTGTGCCTTGGCCATCAGGCGATGGGGCAGGCGTTCGGCGCGCGCGTGGTGCGGGCACGGCAGGTCATGCACGGGAAAACGTCTGCGATTGCGCATAGCAATACAGGTGTTTTCACGGGGCTAGCTCTGCCTTTGACGGTTACTCGCTACCATTCACTCATCATTGATTCTTCCTCGCTACCCGATTGCTTTGAAGTCACGGCCTGGAGCGAACATGAAGGTCAGCGTGACGAGATTATGGGGATCCGCCATCGCTCGCTTCCGCTGGAAGGTGTGCAGTTTCATCCTGAAAGCATCCTCAGCCAGCAAGGGCATCAACTTTTGGATAATTTCCTTAAAATTTAG